The following proteins are encoded in a genomic region of Fundidesulfovibrio soli:
- a CDS encoding 4Fe-4S dicluster domain-containing protein gives MFKHIAPNSRITRRTLLKTLGLGGTAALLPDRARAAALPASGGETATLLDLSKCIGCGACVQTCREVNASRYPDPVKPLPTLLPPGTRNEDFSDKRGDDTRLTPYNWLFIQSARVDGKEVHIPRRCMHCQNPPCANLCPWGAASKRESGTVSIDAEVCLGGAKCRDVCPWQIPQRQSGVGLYLHILPTMAGNGVMFKCDRCQDRVATGQLPACVEACPQSVQSVGPRNELAAAARRMARERGGYIYGLEENGGTNTIYYSPVPFEKLEAAVAKGPGKPHLASVADSMADSNTLAWAVLLAPLAGAASALLKGTKRILASREAKGGSHE, from the coding sequence ATGTTCAAACACATCGCTCCTAACAGCCGCATCACGCGCAGAACACTGCTGAAAACCCTCGGCCTTGGCGGCACGGCGGCGCTGCTGCCGGACCGCGCCCGCGCGGCTGCCCTGCCCGCGTCCGGCGGCGAGACCGCAACCCTTCTGGACCTGAGCAAATGCATAGGCTGCGGGGCCTGCGTGCAAACCTGCCGCGAGGTCAACGCCAGCAGATACCCCGACCCGGTCAAGCCGCTGCCGACGCTGCTGCCGCCAGGTACCAGGAACGAGGACTTCTCCGACAAGCGCGGGGACGACACCCGCCTGACCCCCTACAACTGGCTCTTCATCCAGAGCGCCAGGGTGGACGGCAAGGAGGTCCACATCCCCAGGCGCTGCATGCACTGCCAGAACCCGCCCTGCGCCAACCTCTGCCCCTGGGGGGCCGCCTCCAAGCGGGAGAGCGGCACCGTGTCCATCGACGCGGAGGTCTGCCTGGGCGGTGCCAAGTGCCGCGACGTCTGCCCCTGGCAGATCCCGCAGCGCCAGTCCGGCGTGGGTCTCTATCTGCACATCCTGCCCACCATGGCGGGCAACGGCGTGATGTTCAAGTGCGACCGCTGCCAGGACCGCGTGGCCACGGGCCAGCTTCCGGCCTGCGTGGAGGCCTGCCCCCAGTCCGTGCAGAGCGTGGGCCCCAGGAACGAACTGGCGGCCGCGGCCAGGCGCATGGCCAGGGAGCGGGGCGGGTACATCTACGGCCTGGAGGAGAACGGCGGCACCAACACGATCTACTATTCGCCCGTGCCCTTCGAGAAGCTCGAAGCCGCCGTGGCCAAGGGGCCGGGAAAGCCGCACCTGGCCTCCGTGGCGGATTCCATGGCCGACTCCAACACGCTGGCCTGGGCCGTTCTGCTGGCCCCGCTGGCGGGCGCGGCCTCGGCCCTGCTCAAAGGCACGAAGAGGATTCTGGCTTCCAGGGAAGCCAAGGGAGGCTCCCATGAATAG
- a CDS encoding sigma-54 interaction domain-containing protein translates to MDIGKHWREICHAIQEGVFIVDPQGRIVMVNEAMTRLTGYETGELVGRPCALFGCDSCAKERARVRGAWCPLFAGKETQAKRCHIRRKDGSTLPVFKNQSLIRDQDGAVLGAVESVLDLTELDRLDRRVETLARLLDQPGSFHGMVGNSVPMRRLYDILEKAARSDAPVLLLGESGTGKELAARAIHELGGRKDAPFVQLNCAALNESLLESELFGHAKGAFTGAHRQRRGRFEAAHGGDIFLDEIGDAPLSIQMKLLRVLETKSIERVGENSPVPVDVRLIAATHQDLPSLIAQGRFRQDFYFRINVIPIELPPLRQRMEDLPLLARHFLEAIGARGGQEITGLAPEAMELLMAHGWPGNVRELRSALEYAAVLAQSGRIEARHLPPALRRAASVQEPSSSPRPIPHANVAPDAAGEAQKNALIEALRLSGGNKSQAARLLGVTRLTVLNRMRKHGVTCGHTVEG, encoded by the coding sequence ATGGATATCGGAAAGCACTGGCGGGAGATCTGCCACGCCATCCAGGAAGGCGTTTTCATCGTGGACCCGCAGGGCCGCATCGTCATGGTCAACGAGGCCATGACCAGGCTCACCGGCTACGAGACAGGCGAGCTTGTGGGCAGGCCGTGCGCCCTGTTCGGCTGCGACTCGTGCGCCAAGGAGCGCGCCCGGGTGCGCGGGGCCTGGTGTCCGCTCTTCGCCGGGAAGGAGACGCAGGCCAAGCGCTGCCACATCCGCCGCAAGGACGGCTCCACGCTGCCGGTGTTCAAGAACCAGTCCCTCATCCGCGACCAGGACGGGGCCGTGCTGGGCGCTGTGGAGAGCGTGCTGGACCTGACCGAACTGGACCGCCTGGACCGCAGGGTGGAGACCCTGGCCCGCCTGCTGGACCAGCCCGGCAGTTTCCACGGCATGGTGGGAAACTCGGTCCCCATGCGCAGGCTCTACGACATTCTGGAGAAGGCCGCCCGCTCCGACGCCCCGGTGCTCCTGCTGGGCGAGTCGGGCACTGGCAAGGAGCTGGCCGCCCGCGCCATCCACGAGCTGGGTGGCCGCAAGGACGCGCCCTTCGTGCAGCTCAACTGCGCCGCGCTCAACGAGAGCCTCCTGGAGAGCGAGCTGTTCGGCCACGCCAAGGGCGCGTTCACCGGGGCGCACAGGCAGCGCCGGGGCCGCTTCGAGGCGGCCCACGGGGGCGACATCTTCCTCGATGAGATCGGAGACGCGCCTCTCTCCATCCAGATGAAGCTGCTGCGCGTGCTGGAGACCAAGAGCATCGAGCGCGTGGGCGAGAACAGCCCAGTGCCCGTGGACGTGCGCCTCATCGCCGCCACCCACCAGGATTTGCCCTCCCTCATCGCCCAGGGCCGCTTCCGGCAGGATTTCTATTTCCGCATCAACGTCATCCCCATCGAGCTGCCTCCCCTGCGCCAGCGCATGGAGGACCTGCCCCTGCTGGCCCGGCATTTCCTGGAGGCCATCGGCGCGCGCGGCGGACAGGAGATCACCGGGCTTGCCCCCGAAGCCATGGAACTGCTCATGGCCCACGGTTGGCCCGGCAACGTGCGCGAGCTGCGCAGCGCCCTGGAGTACGCGGCCGTGCTTGCCCAGTCCGGACGCATCGAGGCCCGGCATCTGCCCCCCGCCCTGCGGCGGGCCGCGTCAGTACAGGAGCCGTCCTCCTCCCCCCGTCCGATTCCGCACGCGAACGTCGCCCCGGATGCGGCTGGAGAGGCGCAAAAGAACGCGCTGATCGAGGCATTGCGCCTATCCGGCGGCAACAAGAGCCAGGCCGCGAGGCTGCTGGGCGTGACGCGGCTCACCGTGCTCAACAGGATGCGCAAGCACGGCGTTACCTGCGGACACACGGTAGAGGGCTGA
- the hemW gene encoding radical SAM family heme chaperone HemW — MLLYVHVPFCVSKCRYCAFASEVMDMDALEAWGKALAKEAAHYGKLLGNPTVETVYLGGGTPSLLPAWAFERLAQTLKRHFNIAPGAEFTIEANPESCVEKDLIGLWRSAGVNRVSLGVQSLQDDVLAALGRPHTAMHVHAAVERLRAAGVPNLSLDLMWGLPGQRLKGWLDTLKAAARLAPEHISAYGLTLEPGTLLAAEAEAGRLAQPGEDEASKMYVNGGDYLEEMGYMHYEISNFGRMGFFSRHNQGYWEGRAYLGLGPSAVSTIGGRRWENPRTVAAYLQAAAKSAWGSGAETLTPEVRGREMLMLALRTSRGMRLSDYKRLTGRDLAASEGKLLGALNQKGLIRIRDGSLRLTRPGMLVSNLIIGRFLFPD; from the coding sequence ATGCTGCTTTACGTCCACGTACCCTTCTGCGTCTCCAAATGCCGCTATTGCGCCTTCGCCTCCGAGGTCATGGACATGGACGCCCTGGAGGCCTGGGGCAAGGCCCTGGCCAAGGAGGCGGCCCACTACGGGAAGCTCCTGGGCAACCCAACCGTCGAAACGGTCTACCTTGGCGGCGGCACGCCCAGCCTCCTGCCTGCCTGGGCCTTCGAGCGCCTGGCGCAAACCCTCAAGCGTCACTTCAACATTGCACCCGGCGCCGAGTTCACCATTGAGGCCAACCCCGAATCCTGCGTGGAGAAAGACCTCATCGGGCTGTGGCGTTCGGCAGGGGTGAACCGGGTCTCGCTGGGCGTGCAGTCCCTGCAGGACGACGTACTCGCGGCGCTGGGCCGCCCTCATACGGCCATGCATGTGCATGCGGCTGTTGAGAGGCTTCGCGCGGCCGGGGTGCCCAACCTTTCGCTGGACCTCATGTGGGGCCTGCCCGGGCAGCGCCTCAAGGGCTGGCTGGACACGCTCAAGGCCGCGGCCCGCCTGGCCCCGGAGCACATTTCGGCCTACGGCCTCACCCTGGAGCCGGGCACCCTCCTGGCGGCGGAGGCCGAGGCAGGGAGGCTGGCGCAACCCGGCGAGGACGAGGCCTCGAAGATGTACGTGAACGGCGGGGACTACCTGGAAGAGATGGGCTACATGCACTACGAGATCAGCAATTTCGGGCGCATGGGCTTTTTCTCCCGCCATAACCAGGGTTACTGGGAAGGGCGGGCCTACCTGGGCCTCGGCCCTTCGGCGGTGTCCACCATCGGGGGCAGGCGCTGGGAGAACCCGCGCACCGTGGCCGCCTATCTGCAGGCGGCCGCGAAGAGCGCCTGGGGCTCCGGCGCAGAGACGCTTACGCCCGAGGTGCGGGGGCGGGAGATGCTCATGCTGGCCCTGAGGACTTCCAGGGGCATGCGCCTGAGCGACTACAAGCGCCTCACCGGCCGGGACTTGGCCGCGTCCGAGGGCAAGCTGCTCGGGGCGTTGAACCAGAAGGGCCTGATCCGCATCCGCGACGGCAGCCTGCGCCTGACGCGCCCCGGGATGCTGGTGAGCAACCTGATCATCGGGCGGTTCCTGTTTCCCGATTGA
- a CDS encoding GGDEF domain-containing protein yields MVNEASVWCFSTFNVVVGLGLLVLQAALLVWLLLDRNRRMRAEKRLLETSVELEHALLERSRDLQQAMTDLHDAKASLGQLHRQFDLGTRTDALTGLFNRRHIEERMMEEFSRFQRNGVPFSVILVGMDRLGEIRAQHGQEAAEQLLKKLARESALTVRPYDVVSRWSGEEFLLLLPNTDEGAARIVSDRMGAHLASLEFKHGDTVVQVGVTCGVATVRPEDTLIDVVQNADASLRSPSNPCRDAVNQV; encoded by the coding sequence ATGGTCAACGAAGCATCCGTCTGGTGTTTCTCAACGTTCAATGTCGTCGTGGGCCTTGGGCTCCTGGTCCTCCAGGCCGCGCTGCTCGTCTGGCTCTTGCTGGACAGGAACAGGCGCATGCGGGCCGAAAAACGCCTGCTGGAAACCAGCGTGGAGCTGGAGCACGCCCTGCTGGAGCGCTCGCGCGACCTGCAGCAGGCCATGACCGACCTGCACGACGCCAAGGCCAGCCTGGGCCAGCTGCACCGCCAGTTCGACCTGGGCACCCGCACCGACGCCCTCACGGGGCTCTTCAACAGGCGCCACATCGAAGAGCGCATGATGGAGGAGTTCTCCCGCTTCCAGCGCAACGGCGTGCCGTTCTCCGTGATCCTGGTGGGAATGGACCGCCTGGGCGAGATCAGGGCGCAGCACGGCCAGGAAGCGGCCGAACAGCTGCTTAAAAAGCTGGCCCGGGAGTCCGCCCTGACCGTGCGGCCCTACGACGTGGTGTCGCGTTGGAGCGGGGAGGAGTTCCTGCTCCTGCTGCCCAACACCGACGAGGGCGCCGCCCGCATCGTGTCCGACCGCATGGGCGCGCATCTGGCCTCCCTGGAGTTCAAGCATGGGGACACCGTCGTGCAGGTGGGGGTGACCTGCGGGGTCGCCACGGTCCGCCCTGAGGACACCCTGATCGATGTGGTCCAGAATGCGGACGCCTCCCTGCGCAGCCCCAGCAACCCCTGCCGCGACGCCGTGAATCAGGTCTGA
- a CDS encoding epoxyqueuosine reductase QueH → MILVHACCGPCAITVLQTLMGRGEAVRVFYYNPNIHPLMEYLRRKEALEAVCARLEAPLDCADAEYDPALFLRMSAFREAARCPGCYALRLDRAAREAKALGCGAFTSTLLYSKYQDHAAIRAAGEEAAAAHGVAFHYDDYRDGWDEGVRLSREWGLYRQPYCGCVHSEFDRYRKKLGKPAPAARGGRCVTPS, encoded by the coding sequence GTGATCCTGGTGCACGCCTGCTGCGGCCCCTGCGCAATCACCGTGCTCCAGACGCTCATGGGCAGGGGGGAGGCGGTCCGGGTGTTCTACTACAACCCGAACATCCACCCCCTCATGGAGTATCTGCGCCGCAAGGAGGCCCTGGAGGCCGTCTGCGCCCGCCTGGAGGCTCCGCTGGACTGCGCCGACGCCGAATACGACCCGGCGCTGTTCCTGCGCATGAGCGCCTTCCGGGAGGCCGCACGCTGCCCCGGGTGCTACGCGCTCCGGCTGGACCGGGCCGCGCGGGAGGCCAAGGCCCTGGGCTGCGGGGCGTTCACCAGCACGCTGCTCTACAGCAAATACCAGGACCACGCCGCCATCCGCGCCGCAGGCGAGGAGGCCGCCGCCGCCCACGGAGTCGCCTTCCATTACGATGACTACCGCGACGGCTGGGACGAGGGCGTTCGTCTCTCCCGCGAGTGGGGGCTCTACCGCCAGCCCTATTGCGGGTGCGTCCATTCCGAATTCGACCGGTACAGGAAGAAACTTGGCAAGCCCGCCCCGGCCGCACGGGGCGGACGCTGCGTCACCCCGAGCTGA
- a CDS encoding Rne/Rng family ribonuclease has protein sequence MATKKRKRKMFISVLPGEEVEVAVSEDGALQEYYVEMTHQAKTRGNIYKGKIHNVDPSLQAAFINYGAERNGFLQIDEVHPEYYLEEPNGERRGKYPPIQKVLKKGQEVLVQVVKEPTGNKGAFVTSYLSLPGRYFVLTPGREQKGISRKVEEEEERKRLKEIAAGVKLDEGIGVIVRTASIGQSKAALERDISYLKRLWKEVRARGTSVSTPNMIYQEPDLSARAVRDYLTDDVAEVWVDDKETAERVTEMAALVFPRRQGLVRLHPDTDHSMWERFSLRKQIDQLHGRDVTLPSGGRLVIDHTEALTAVDVNSGKIGGETNFKEMALKTNLEAAVEVANQLRLRDIGGQVVIDFIELKDRKHVAEVEKVMKAAMKNDRARHDVGKISRFGLMEIVRQRMGSSAMSVSTELCPCCHGSGTRRNLEWQALQTLRELYRLLRKGGGADAVIYRATPELAFYLLNHKRQRLRAMEEHYGKAIQILPE, from the coding sequence ATGGCGACAAAGAAGCGCAAGCGCAAGATGTTCATCTCCGTGCTTCCCGGCGAGGAAGTGGAGGTGGCTGTCTCCGAGGACGGCGCTCTCCAGGAATACTACGTGGAGATGACGCACCAGGCCAAGACGCGCGGCAACATCTACAAAGGCAAGATCCACAACGTCGATCCCTCCCTGCAGGCGGCCTTCATCAACTACGGGGCCGAACGCAACGGATTCCTCCAGATCGACGAGGTCCACCCCGAATACTACCTCGAGGAGCCCAACGGCGAGCGCCGGGGCAAGTATCCTCCCATCCAGAAGGTGCTCAAGAAGGGGCAGGAGGTGCTGGTGCAGGTGGTCAAGGAGCCCACGGGCAACAAGGGCGCCTTCGTCACCTCCTACCTGTCGCTGCCGGGCCGCTACTTCGTGCTCACCCCCGGGCGTGAGCAGAAGGGCATCTCCCGCAAGGTGGAGGAAGAAGAGGAGCGCAAGCGCCTCAAGGAGATCGCCGCGGGGGTCAAGCTGGACGAGGGCATCGGCGTCATCGTGCGCACGGCCTCCATCGGCCAGTCCAAGGCGGCGCTTGAGCGCGACATCAGCTACCTCAAGCGGCTCTGGAAGGAAGTCCGCGCCAGGGGCACCTCCGTCTCCACGCCGAACATGATCTACCAGGAGCCCGACCTCTCCGCCCGCGCCGTTCGCGACTACCTCACCGACGACGTGGCCGAGGTCTGGGTGGACGACAAGGAGACCGCCGAGCGCGTCACCGAGATGGCCGCGCTGGTCTTCCCGCGCAGGCAGGGCCTGGTCAGGCTGCACCCCGACACCGACCACAGCATGTGGGAGAGGTTCAGCCTGCGCAAGCAGATCGACCAGCTGCACGGCCGCGACGTGACCCTGCCCTCCGGCGGACGCCTGGTGATCGACCACACCGAGGCCCTGACCGCCGTGGACGTCAACTCCGGCAAGATCGGCGGCGAGACCAATTTCAAGGAAATGGCCCTCAAGACCAACCTGGAGGCCGCCGTGGAGGTGGCCAACCAACTGCGCCTGCGCGACATCGGCGGGCAGGTGGTCATCGACTTCATCGAGCTCAAGGACCGCAAGCACGTGGCCGAGGTCGAGAAGGTGATGAAGGCGGCCATGAAGAACGACCGCGCCCGGCACGACGTGGGCAAGATCTCGCGCTTCGGCCTCATGGAGATCGTGCGCCAGCGCATGGGCTCCTCCGCCATGTCAGTGAGCACGGAGCTTTGCCCCTGCTGCCACGGCTCCGGCACCCGGCGCAACCTGGAGTGGCAGGCCCTGCAAACCCTGCGCGAGCTCTACAGGCTGCTGCGCAAGGGCGGCGGGGCCGATGCGGTGATCTACCGGGCGACGCCCGAGCTGGCCTTCTACCTGCTCAACCACAAGCGCCAGCGGCTGCGGGCCATGGAAGAGCACTACGGCAAGGCCATCCAGATTCTGCCGGAGTAG
- a CDS encoding radical SAM protein, whose product MPVEHPGLIFGPVRSGRLGASLGLDLLSAKICSFDCLYCEVGATRALTTKRKPYVPADKLLGELAYWLFHDHPEFEVVTLGGMGEPTLNSDMGRIIEGVRELVPGVPVAVLTNSSLVADPQVRAELCQADILLPSMDALVPVEFNAVNRPAEGVSMVDIRRGLLQLRKEFTGRMYLEVLVLAGVNDSEENLERLAAFCAELAPDRVDVTTMTRPGAYPQALPAPPATLERFRQRLCPLTACPAEVPEKARHFAPGLDNSTVDGLQTMNMRVLDSLARRPQTVSGLASALGLPEEPLRNLLDELLRRGLVKATELQGDIFYFCGRN is encoded by the coding sequence CTGTTGAACACCCGGGACTCATCTTCGGACCGGTGCGTTCCGGCCGCCTGGGCGCATCCCTCGGGCTGGACCTGCTCTCGGCCAAGATCTGCTCCTTCGACTGCCTCTACTGCGAGGTGGGCGCCACCCGGGCGCTGACCACCAAGCGCAAGCCGTACGTCCCCGCGGACAAGCTGCTGGGCGAGCTGGCCTATTGGCTCTTCCACGACCACCCCGAGTTCGAGGTCGTCACCCTGGGGGGCATGGGCGAGCCCACGCTCAACTCCGACATGGGGCGCATCATCGAGGGCGTGCGCGAACTGGTTCCGGGCGTGCCCGTGGCCGTGCTGACCAACTCCAGCCTGGTCGCCGACCCCCAGGTGCGCGCTGAGTTGTGCCAGGCGGACATCCTGCTGCCCTCCATGGACGCGCTGGTGCCGGTGGAGTTCAACGCGGTGAACAGGCCCGCCGAGGGCGTCTCCATGGTGGACATCCGGCGCGGGCTGCTGCAGCTGCGCAAGGAGTTCACCGGCAGGATGTACCTGGAGGTGCTGGTGCTGGCGGGCGTCAACGATTCCGAGGAGAACCTGGAGCGTCTGGCCGCCTTCTGCGCCGAACTGGCCCCGGATAGGGTGGACGTGACCACCATGACCCGCCCCGGCGCCTACCCCCAGGCATTGCCCGCCCCGCCGGCCACGCTGGAGCGCTTTCGCCAGCGTCTTTGCCCCCTGACGGCATGCCCTGCGGAAGTGCCGGAAAAAGCCAGACATTTTGCTCCCGGACTGGACAACAGCACGGTAGACGGGCTACAGACCATGAACATGAGGGTGCTCGATTCCCTTGCCAGGCGGCCGCAGACCGTTTCCGGTCTCGCATCGGCCCTTGGCCTGCCGGAAGAACCCTTGAGGAATTTGCTGGACGAGTTGTTGCGCAGGGGCCTCGTGAAGGCTACCGAGCTCCAGGGCGACATTTTTTATTTTTGTGGCAGAAACTGA